The Armatimonadota bacterium genome window below encodes:
- a CDS encoding purine-nucleoside phosphorylase, with amino-acid sequence MSGTWESVQEAASAIRARVPFRPQIGIVLGTGLGALVDHVERTGTVPYAEIPHFPRPTVEGHAGELVLGRLEGKPVAILRGRAHLYEGYSPQEVAFPVRVLHALGCRLLVVTNAAGGLNREWRAGDLMVISDHINLQATNPLLGPNDERLGPRFPDMSRAYDPELVALAERCALEERIPLRRGVYVAVLGPSYETPAELRMLRLLGADAVGMSTVPEVIAARHLGMRVLGISAITDMATGEVVQPVTHEEVLRVARELEPRFVRLVRRIVRELDL; translated from the coding sequence ATGAGCGGAACCTGGGAATCCGTGCAGGAGGCGGCCTCGGCCATCCGGGCCCGGGTGCCGTTCCGTCCCCAGATCGGCATCGTGCTGGGGACGGGGCTTGGGGCCCTCGTGGATCACGTGGAACGGACGGGCACGGTGCCCTATGCGGAGATCCCCCACTTCCCCCGGCCCACCGTGGAGGGACACGCGGGGGAGCTCGTGCTGGGCCGCCTGGAGGGGAAGCCCGTGGCGATCCTGCGGGGCCGGGCCCACCTCTACGAGGGCTACTCCCCGCAGGAGGTAGCCTTTCCGGTGCGGGTGCTGCACGCCCTGGGCTGTCGTCTGCTCGTGGTGACGAACGCCGCGGGCGGGCTCAACCGGGAGTGGCGGGCGGGGGACCTGATGGTGATCTCCGACCACATCAACCTGCAGGCGACCAACCCCCTCCTCGGGCCCAACGACGAGCGCCTGGGCCCCCGGTTCCCGGACATGTCCCGGGCCTACGACCCGGAACTGGTGGCGCTCGCGGAGCGGTGCGCCCTGGAGGAGCGGATCCCGCTGCGCAGGGGGGTGTACGTGGCGGTCCTGGGCCCTTCTTATGAGACCCCGGCGGAGCTCCGGATGCTGCGGCTGCTGGGCGCGGATGCCGTGGGGATGTCCACGGTCCCTGAGGTGATCGCGGCCCGCCACCTGGGGATGCGGGTGCTGGGGATCAGCGCCATCACGGACATGGCCACGGGAGAAGTGGTGCAGCCCGTGACCCACGAGGAGGTGCTGCGGGTGGCGAGGGAGCTGGAGCCACGGTTCGTGCGGCTGGTGCGCCGGATCGTACGGGAGCTGGATCTGTAG
- a CDS encoding pyrimidine-nucleoside phosphorylase, with product MRPYDLIRKKRDGKELTAEELEFLVGGFVRGEVADYQVSAWLMAVYFRGMTDRETADLTLAMARSGRMLDLGGVPGPKVDKHSSGGVGDKTSLVVVPLVASCGVKVPKMSGRGLGHTGGTLDKLESIPGLRTEISVDRFVEQVRRVGCAIVAQSEELVPADKKLYALRDVTATVDSVPLIASSIMSKKLAGGADAIVLDVKTGSGAFMKRVEDALDLARLMVEIGRQLRRRTVAVVSDMDQPLGRAVGNSVEVEEAIGALRGEGPEDLVELCLALGAQMLLLAGQARTEEEGKELLRARLRDGAGLRKLAEMIEAQEGDPAVVDDPRRLPRAPRVVEVLAPESGYVQAMDAEAVGRAAMILGAGRVRKDDRIDHGVGLWVEAKVGARVEAGQPLARLLCRSEETGMEAARHVRTAYRIGPEAPRFRPLVHAVVA from the coding sequence GTGAGGCCGTACGACCTGATCCGCAAGAAGCGGGACGGCAAGGAGCTCACCGCGGAGGAGCTGGAGTTCCTGGTGGGCGGGTTCGTGCGGGGCGAGGTGGCCGACTACCAGGTGAGCGCCTGGCTCATGGCGGTGTACTTCCGCGGGATGACGGACCGGGAGACCGCGGACCTCACCCTGGCCATGGCCCGCTCGGGCCGGATGCTGGACCTCGGCGGCGTTCCCGGTCCGAAGGTGGACAAGCACAGCAGCGGCGGGGTGGGGGACAAGACCTCCCTGGTGGTGGTGCCGCTCGTGGCTTCGTGCGGGGTGAAGGTCCCCAAGATGTCGGGCCGCGGTCTGGGCCATACGGGCGGGACCCTGGACAAGCTGGAGTCCATCCCGGGCCTGCGCACGGAGATCTCCGTGGACCGGTTCGTGGAGCAGGTGCGGCGGGTGGGTTGCGCCATCGTGGCGCAGTCCGAGGAGCTCGTGCCCGCGGACAAGAAGCTGTACGCGCTGCGGGACGTGACCGCCACCGTGGACAGCGTGCCCCTCATCGCCAGCAGCATCATGAGCAAGAAGCTCGCGGGCGGGGCGGACGCCATCGTGCTGGACGTGAAGACCGGGAGCGGCGCCTTCATGAAGCGGGTGGAGGACGCCCTGGATCTGGCCCGGCTCATGGTGGAGATCGGGCGGCAACTGCGGCGGCGAACCGTGGCGGTGGTGAGCGACATGGACCAGCCCCTGGGGCGCGCGGTGGGGAATTCCGTGGAGGTGGAGGAGGCCATCGGAGCCCTGCGGGGAGAGGGCCCCGAGGACCTGGTGGAGCTCTGTCTGGCCCTGGGCGCTCAGATGCTCCTCCTGGCCGGGCAGGCCCGGACGGAGGAGGAGGGGAAGGAGCTGCTGCGGGCGCGCCTCCGGGACGGGGCGGGGCTCCGGAAACTGGCGGAGATGATCGAGGCGCAGGAGGGAGATCCCGCGGTGGTGGACGATCCCCGCCGGCTTCCCCGGGCGCCGCGGGTCGTGGAGGTCCTGGCGCCTGAAAGCGGGTACGTGCAGGCCATGGACGCAGAAGCGGTGGGCCGGGCCGCGATGATCCTGGGGGCAGGCCGGGTGCGCAAGGACGACCGCATCGACCACGGGGTGGGCCTATGGGTGGAGGCGAAGGTGGGAGCCCGGGTGGAGGCGGGCCAGCCCCTCGCCCGGCTCCTGTGCCGGAGCGAGGAAACCGGGATGGAGGCCGCCCGACACGTCCGGACGGCCTACCGGATCGGGCCGGAAGCGCCCCGCTTCCGGCCTCTGGTGCACGCCGTGGTGGCGTGA
- a CDS encoding 3-hydroxybutyryl-CoA dehydrogenase, translated as MRRISIPGNALVVLVGPAGSGKSTFARKWFSPTQIVSSDGCRAMISDDESNLAVSGRAFQLFYEIIRHRLALGRLTVADSTALSPRVRRELRSLARQAGVPVVALVFLTSRETCLVRDGSRERRVGPEVIERHHRMLRTALEQIPREGYDAWYALDERGQEEVVVEIAAPWRPRAESQPDQKEVREMTIGRVGVVGCGLMGSGIVEVCARSGYRVVVREVSEDLLRRGLRRVEQSMARAVERQKITPEERDAAWTRIQGTTRLEDLGECDLVIEAITENMDLKKELWRALDGICPPHTIFASNTSSLSITEMASVTKRPDRFCGLHFFNPVPVMRLVELVRGQLTSEQTVQICRSFAESLGKTVVVAKDYPGFIVNSLSLPYLLEAVRALERGLASKEDIDTAVRLGLNHPMGPFEFLDLVGIDTTYYIAEAMFAELKDPKYAPPVLLKQMALAGLHGRKTGKGFYEYGG; from the coding sequence GTGAGACGGATTTCGATCCCCGGCAACGCCCTGGTGGTTCTGGTGGGTCCCGCGGGGAGCGGCAAGAGCACCTTCGCGCGGAAGTGGTTTTCCCCCACGCAGATCGTGAGCAGCGACGGGTGTCGGGCCATGATCAGCGACGACGAATCGAACCTGGCGGTGAGCGGTCGGGCCTTCCAGCTCTTCTACGAAATCATCCGCCACCGCCTCGCCCTGGGGCGGCTCACCGTGGCGGACAGCACCGCCCTCTCCCCCCGGGTCCGGCGGGAGCTGCGGAGTCTGGCCCGCCAGGCAGGGGTTCCCGTGGTGGCCCTCGTATTCCTTACCTCTCGGGAGACGTGTCTTGTCCGGGACGGATCCCGGGAGCGCCGGGTGGGTCCGGAAGTGATCGAGCGTCACCACCGGATGCTGCGGACGGCCCTGGAGCAGATCCCCCGGGAGGGCTACGACGCCTGGTACGCGCTGGACGAGCGCGGGCAGGAGGAGGTCGTGGTGGAGATCGCTGCCCCCTGGAGGCCGCGTGCGGAAAGCCAACCCGATCAAAAGGAGGTGAGGGAGATGACGATCGGCCGCGTGGGGGTGGTGGGGTGTGGCCTCATGGGGTCCGGCATCGTGGAGGTGTGTGCCCGGTCCGGGTACCGGGTGGTGGTGCGGGAGGTGAGCGAGGACCTCTTGCGACGGGGCCTGCGGCGGGTCGAGCAGTCCATGGCTCGGGCCGTGGAGCGGCAGAAGATCACCCCGGAGGAGCGGGACGCGGCCTGGACCCGGATCCAGGGAACCACGCGGCTGGAGGACCTGGGGGAATGCGATCTCGTGATCGAGGCCATCACGGAGAACATGGACCTCAAGAAGGAGCTGTGGCGCGCCCTGGACGGGATCTGTCCCCCGCACACCATCTTCGCCAGCAACACGAGTTCGCTCTCCATCACGGAGATGGCCTCCGTGACCAAACGTCCGGACCGGTTCTGTGGCCTGCACTTCTTCAACCCGGTGCCCGTGATGCGGCTGGTGGAGCTCGTGCGCGGGCAGCTCACCAGCGAGCAAACCGTCCAGATCTGCCGGTCCTTCGCGGAGTCCCTGGGCAAGACCGTGGTGGTGGCGAAGGACTACCCCGGGTTCATCGTGAACTCCCTCTCCCTCCCGTACCTGCTTGAGGCGGTGCGGGCCCTGGAGCGGGGGCTTGCCTCAAAGGAAGACATCGACACCGCGGTGCGGTTGGGCCTCAACCACCCCATGGGGCCGTTCGAGTTCCTGGACCTGGTGGGGATCGACACCACCTACTACATCGCGGAGGCCATGTTCGCGGAACTGAAGGACCCCAAGTACGCCCCGCCCGTGCTGCTCAAGCAGATGGCCCTCGCGGGCCTGCACGGACGCAAGACGGGGAAGGGGTTCTACGAGTACGGCGGATAG
- a CDS encoding aldo/keto reductase — MQAQTVRIGTAEFPALGLGTWQWGDRWVWGFGRGYGEPDLRGAFLASIRGGVRLVDTAEVYGGGYAERLLGKLLRETRAPVLVATKFMPFPWRLTRASLLRALRRSLQRLGIPKVFLYQVHWPFPPRPVEFWAEALADAVEEGLCEHVGVSNFSTDQVRRAADRLARRSVRLASVQVSYSLTDRGPERNGLLETCRALQAVLLAYSPLGMGLLTGKYGPGNLPPGFRRARFARQLRRWSALLRALGEVARTRGKTPAQVALNWLVLRGAVPIPGAKNARQAEENAGALGWSLTTEEVALLDSAAGPP; from the coding sequence GTGCAGGCCCAGACCGTCCGCATCGGAACGGCGGAATTTCCCGCCCTCGGCCTTGGGACCTGGCAGTGGGGCGACCGGTGGGTCTGGGGCTTCGGCCGCGGATACGGCGAGCCGGACCTGCGGGGGGCTTTCCTCGCCTCGATCCGTGGCGGAGTGCGGCTGGTGGACACCGCGGAGGTGTACGGAGGTGGGTACGCGGAGCGCCTGCTGGGGAAGCTCCTGCGGGAAACGCGGGCGCCGGTGCTGGTGGCCACCAAGTTCATGCCGTTCCCCTGGCGCCTCACCCGGGCAAGCCTCCTGCGGGCCCTGCGCCGGAGCCTGCAACGCCTCGGGATCCCGAAGGTGTTCCTCTACCAGGTGCACTGGCCCTTCCCGCCCCGCCCCGTGGAGTTCTGGGCCGAGGCGCTCGCGGACGCTGTCGAAGAAGGCCTGTGCGAGCACGTGGGCGTCTCCAACTTCAGCACGGACCAGGTGCGCCGGGCCGCGGACCGCCTCGCCCGCAGGAGCGTGCGCCTGGCCTCCGTCCAGGTGTCCTACAGCCTCACCGACCGCGGTCCCGAGCGCAACGGCCTCCTGGAAACCTGCCGCGCGCTGCAGGCCGTCCTCCTCGCCTACAGCCCCCTGGGGATGGGCCTGCTCACAGGAAAGTACGGCCCCGGTAACCTCCCCCCGGGCTTCCGGCGGGCCCGCTTCGCCCGGCAGCTGCGTCGGTGGTCGGCCCTCCTGCGCGCCCTGGGAGAAGTCGCCCGGACCCGTGGCAAGACCCCCGCGCAGGTGGCCCTCAACTGGCTCGTGCTGCGCGGGGCGGTGCCGATCCCGGGCGCGAAGAACGCCCGCCAGGCCGAGGAGAACGCGGGAGCGCTCGGCTGGTCCCTCACCACCGAGGAGGTGGCACTTCTGGACTCCGCCGCAGGACCCCCCTGA
- a CDS encoding cytochrome c: MILGAAVKVGLSAALPRGVQDQIERGERLYAFYCASCHGRRGEGGDRVPALIGPSRQYCRRFATALDLYRWVARQMPPEDLLRPQEYWDILAFLLDANGELPRARVLNPETAGRISLGISCRKGP; the protein is encoded by the coding sequence TTGATCCTGGGCGCCGCGGTCAAGGTGGGGCTGAGCGCTGCCCTCCCCCGCGGCGTCCAGGACCAGATCGAGCGGGGAGAAAGGCTGTACGCCTTCTACTGCGCCTCCTGCCACGGCCGCCGGGGTGAGGGAGGAGATCGGGTGCCAGCCCTCATCGGGCCGTCCCGGCAGTACTGCCGCCGCTTCGCCACTGCCCTGGACCTGTACCGGTGGGTCGCCCGACAGATGCCCCCTGAGGACCTGCTGCGACCGCAGGAGTACTGGGACATCCTGGCCTTCCTGCTGGACGCGAACGGGGAACTCCCTCGAGCCCGGGTCCTGAACCCGGAAACCGCGGGCCGGATCTCCCTCGGCATCTCCTGCCGGAAGGGGCCCTGA
- a CDS encoding molybdopterin-dependent oxidoreductase: MHEKSASRRTRTPVDEVLLHARELEASEPPLTHEQVEVLWRTARDYMGRRDFLRLLALGGAAAVLAAMGECRQFRVVAEAAPAGPERRLGPLPSHFPEPRTEEKPYVKDLSRHWRLDPLNYALRYENLKYGDINVPTSLYYVRTHHAGVIVDHTKWKLVVEGPGVTRRLELSFDDILRLPSVNQNAYTECSGNGRSFFRDVMGRPAEGLQWRWGSNSQANWDGVPLREILERAGVKREAVAVNLIDLSAKKYNRPISIEEAMFPGTILAYGMNGTWLPWDHGWPLRAVVPRWTCASMVKWIGTIYVDTKPIWVEWNTEKYIFEGPDFPPQPPARGVPVTFTTIRSALALKWVEPDDPVPHRLRPGPNRIWGFAWSPFGKIRSVDYAIVRLSTLDDWKKVDPADRTRVRWQRARLSSRQRSEIEWVRFEFEWDASPGLYGILTRATDEKGNAQPLEMPKWNKLGYGWNRPVAHPVQVG, encoded by the coding sequence ATGCACGAGAAGTCCGCGAGCCGAAGGACGAGAACCCCCGTCGACGAGGTTCTCCTGCATGCGAGGGAACTGGAGGCCTCCGAGCCTCCCCTGACCCACGAGCAGGTGGAGGTCCTGTGGAGGACCGCCCGGGACTACATGGGCCGCCGGGACTTCCTCCGGCTGCTGGCCCTGGGGGGTGCCGCCGCGGTCCTGGCGGCCATGGGCGAGTGCCGGCAGTTCCGCGTGGTGGCCGAGGCGGCCCCTGCAGGGCCCGAACGGCGCCTCGGCCCGCTGCCGAGCCACTTCCCGGAGCCCCGCACTGAGGAAAAACCCTACGTGAAGGACCTCAGCCGTCACTGGCGACTGGATCCTCTGAACTACGCCCTGCGCTATGAGAACCTGAAGTACGGGGACATCAACGTCCCCACCTCCCTGTACTACGTCCGAACCCACCACGCGGGCGTCATCGTGGACCACACGAAGTGGAAGCTGGTGGTGGAGGGGCCGGGGGTGACGCGCCGGCTGGAGCTCAGTTTCGACGACATCCTTCGCCTACCCTCCGTCAACCAGAACGCGTACACGGAGTGTTCTGGCAACGGCCGCTCCTTCTTCCGCGACGTCATGGGGCGGCCCGCGGAGGGGTTGCAGTGGCGGTGGGGGAGCAACAGCCAGGCCAACTGGGACGGGGTTCCGCTTCGGGAGATTCTGGAGCGGGCGGGCGTCAAACGGGAGGCCGTAGCCGTTAACCTCATCGACCTGAGTGCCAAGAAATACAACCGGCCGATCTCCATCGAGGAGGCGATGTTCCCAGGGACCATCCTCGCGTACGGCATGAACGGAACATGGCTCCCCTGGGATCACGGCTGGCCCCTCCGGGCCGTGGTCCCCCGCTGGACCTGCGCCTCGATGGTCAAGTGGATCGGGACGATCTACGTGGACACAAAACCCATCTGGGTGGAGTGGAACACGGAGAAGTACATCTTCGAGGGGCCCGATTTTCCGCCGCAGCCGCCCGCCCGGGGGGTGCCGGTCACCTTCACGACCATTCGGAGTGCTTTGGCGTTGAAGTGGGTGGAGCCGGACGACCCAGTCCCTCACCGCTTGCGGCCGGGCCCGAACCGCATCTGGGGATTCGCCTGGTCTCCGTTTGGGAAAATCCGCAGCGTGGACTATGCCATCGTCCGCCTGAGCACGCTGGACGACTGGAAGAAGGTGGACCCCGCGGATCGGACGAGGGTCAGGTGGCAGCGTGCACGCCTGAGTTCTCGGCAACGGAGCGAGATCGAGTGGGTTCGGTTCGAGTTCGAGTGGGACGCGTCACCCGGGCTGTACGGCATCCTGACTCGCGCGACCGACGAGAAGGGGAATGCCCAGCCGCTGGAAATGCCGAAGTGGAACAAACTTGGGTACGGATGGAACCGGCCCGTGGCGCATCCGGTGCAGGTGGGGTAA
- a CDS encoding molecular chaperone TorD family protein, giving the protein MTPLPDRLLLRALAYGALARLFSPFSDGEIPAEALSRLQEAVEGLEMEEPATHLRALRADAEQDPEGYRTEYLRLFVRAEAPPYEASTGTSAGASGGPNLQLLADVAGFYRAFGFEARGERPDHLAAELEFLALLCLLEARALLAGQPEEARVCAEARASFLRDHLLTWLPTFQEKVEHLTSRPALRHLVGLTVRLIQADAASAPVS; this is encoded by the coding sequence ATGACCCCGCTTCCGGACCGTCTCCTCCTCAGGGCCTTGGCGTATGGGGCCCTGGCGCGGCTGTTCTCGCCCTTCTCCGACGGCGAGATCCCCGCAGAGGCCCTCTCCCGCCTGCAGGAGGCGGTGGAAGGGCTGGAGATGGAGGAGCCCGCGACGCACCTGCGGGCCTTACGGGCGGACGCGGAGCAGGACCCGGAAGGGTACCGGACCGAGTACCTGCGGCTGTTCGTGCGGGCTGAAGCTCCACCGTACGAGGCCTCCACCGGGACTTCTGCCGGAGCGTCCGGCGGCCCCAACCTGCAGCTGCTGGCGGATGTGGCGGGATTCTACCGGGCGTTCGGGTTCGAGGCCCGGGGCGAGCGGCCAGACCATCTCGCCGCGGAGCTGGAGTTCCTGGCCCTCCTGTGCCTACTGGAGGCGCGCGCGCTCCTTGCCGGACAGCCGGAGGAGGCCCGGGTGTGCGCGGAGGCCCGGGCGTCCTTCCTCCGGGACCACCTCCTGACCTGGCTTCCCACCTTCCAGGAGAAAGTGGAGCACCTCACCTCCCGTCCCGCCCTCCGCCACCTGGTGGGCCTGACCGTACGCCTGATCCAGGCAGACGCTGCCTCTGCACCCGTAAGTTGA
- a CDS encoding ethylbenzene dehydrogenase-related protein has protein sequence MGERKLTRREVLMGLVGLGTIALSEPVQAQPAQQAALLSVRIPSPVPVDPEAEVWRRARTVEIGLLGQAMVHPFKMRPSVPSVQARSLHDGERIAFLVEWRDPRPDRRTVKTREFKDGCAVMLLPGEAGSTEWMMGTPKMPVTVLHWRADWQLDLDQGFQDLEAAFPNVAFDFYPPLVGVDRPKLPEGYPAEARRWLPGWYAGNPLSQPGKRSPVEKLVAQGAGTLEQLPTQNATGRGVWRDGRWRVVLSKPLRATDARELTLAPGGTYAVAFAVWQGATGDRGARKSITLLNRLRLAP, from the coding sequence ATGGGGGAGCGGAAACTGACCCGACGGGAAGTCCTGATGGGGCTTGTGGGTCTCGGTACCATCGCCCTCTCCGAGCCCGTGCAGGCCCAGCCCGCCCAGCAAGCGGCTCTGCTCTCCGTACGGATCCCCTCCCCCGTCCCCGTGGATCCCGAGGCGGAGGTCTGGCGGCGTGCGCGCACCGTGGAGATCGGCCTCCTTGGCCAGGCCATGGTTCACCCTTTCAAGATGCGTCCCTCGGTGCCCTCCGTGCAGGCGCGGTCCCTGCACGACGGGGAGCGGATCGCGTTCCTGGTGGAGTGGCGGGATCCGCGGCCTGATCGGCGCACCGTCAAGACCCGGGAGTTCAAGGACGGGTGCGCGGTGATGCTGTTGCCGGGGGAGGCCGGTTCCACGGAGTGGATGATGGGGACCCCGAAGATGCCCGTGACCGTCCTGCACTGGCGGGCGGACTGGCAGCTGGACCTGGACCAAGGGTTCCAGGACCTGGAAGCGGCGTTCCCCAACGTGGCCTTCGACTTCTACCCGCCGCTTGTGGGCGTCGACCGTCCGAAGCTGCCGGAAGGCTATCCCGCCGAAGCCCGCAGGTGGTTGCCCGGCTGGTACGCAGGCAACCCGCTCTCCCAGCCAGGCAAGCGGAGTCCGGTGGAGAAACTGGTGGCGCAGGGCGCGGGGACGCTGGAGCAGCTCCCCACGCAGAACGCCACCGGTCGGGGCGTGTGGAGGGACGGACGGTGGCGGGTGGTGCTGAGCAAACCCCTGCGCGCCACAGACGCCCGGGAGCTCACCCTGGCACCGGGCGGCACCTACGCGGTGGCGTTCGCCGTGTGGCAGGGAGCCACGGGCGACCGGGGAGCCCGGAAGTCCATTACCCTCCTGAACCGGCTGCGGCTCGCGCCATGA
- a CDS encoding 4Fe-4S dicluster domain-containing protein translates to MPKVYNWQINREMDYPFEGHRPRRQAAAVFDTNKCIACQTCTMACKTTWTSGKGQEYMFWNNVETKPWGSYPLAWDVRVLEMLGPQAWEDGVYRGKTIFEAAPTGERALGYLPEDLDYAYPNRGEDETNVPVTEERFYLRLPHDAWFFYLPRICNHCTYPACLASCPRTAIYKRPEDGIVLLDQQRCRGYRECVKNCPFKKVFYNHTTRVSEKCVLCFPAVERGIQPRCMRNCIGKIRTFGFISTPDRARPDNPVDFLVHVRKVALPLLPQLGLEANVYYIPPVHVGNLRFLQMLFGPGVEGAIAAYRRAMEGKDEELRGVLLLAVSTDRIVHRFRVARGQVYGYDERGEEVVRVPLREPTMVRPAYDPQHRAYRYNVT, encoded by the coding sequence ATGCCGAAGGTGTACAACTGGCAGATCAACCGTGAGATGGACTACCCCTTCGAGGGCCACAGGCCCCGGCGGCAGGCGGCCGCGGTGTTCGACACCAACAAGTGCATCGCCTGCCAGACCTGCACCATGGCCTGCAAGACCACCTGGACCTCCGGCAAAGGCCAGGAGTACATGTTCTGGAACAACGTGGAGACCAAACCCTGGGGCTCCTACCCCCTCGCGTGGGACGTGCGGGTCCTGGAGATGCTGGGTCCTCAGGCGTGGGAGGACGGGGTGTACCGGGGAAAGACCATCTTCGAAGCTGCACCGACCGGGGAGCGGGCCCTCGGGTATCTGCCCGAGGACCTGGACTACGCCTACCCCAACCGGGGGGAGGACGAGACCAACGTCCCCGTGACCGAGGAGCGCTTCTACCTCCGCCTTCCGCACGACGCGTGGTTCTTCTACCTCCCCCGCATCTGCAACCACTGCACGTACCCCGCGTGCCTCGCGAGCTGCCCCCGCACCGCCATCTACAAGCGGCCGGAGGACGGCATCGTGCTGCTGGATCAGCAGCGGTGCCGGGGCTACCGGGAGTGCGTGAAGAACTGCCCCTTCAAGAAGGTGTTCTACAACCACACCACCCGGGTCTCGGAGAAGTGCGTGCTGTGCTTCCCCGCGGTGGAGCGGGGGATCCAGCCCCGGTGCATGCGCAACTGCATCGGGAAGATCCGCACCTTTGGATTCATCAGCACCCCCGACCGCGCCCGGCCTGACAACCCCGTGGACTTCCTCGTGCACGTGCGCAAGGTGGCCCTGCCCCTGCTGCCGCAGCTGGGCCTGGAGGCCAACGTCTACTACATCCCGCCCGTGCACGTGGGAAACCTGCGGTTCCTCCAGATGCTGTTCGGGCCCGGGGTGGAGGGTGCCATCGCCGCGTACCGCCGGGCCATGGAGGGCAAGGACGAGGAGCTGCGGGGGGTGCTGCTGCTCGCGGTGAGCACGGACCGCATCGTGCACCGGTTCCGCGTGGCCCGGGGCCAGGTCTACGGCTACGACGAGCGCGGCGAGGAGGTGGTGCGGGTGCCGCTCCGGGAGCCCACCATGGTGCGACCAGCCTACGACCCGCAGCACAGGGCCTATCGGTACAACGTGACGTGA